The following are from one region of the Thiocapsa rosea genome:
- a CDS encoding DUF3322 domain-containing protein, giving the protein MSWTTAADLKAQLNRLWDRGELLRPLVADDVAGTSGFPLRLRLKGPGSADLADRFEAVRAWIAELTAVPRLRIGWRAVNHRVLGPQRLPEAIWVDTLDDALALIGRRGDAARFAQSAEMTRSRQPALLDWLGRRPLQTIALADDWERLLAVVDWLSHHPRPGVYIRQVDIPGIHSKFIEAHRRVLSELFDLVLPAEAVDADRVGVDGFAARYGFLDKPNRIRFRLLDDAVPVLPGPLRADVTLDAESFARLAIPVDHVFITENETNFLAFPDAAASLVVFGAGYGWDALARAEWLGTCTLHYWGDIDTHGFAILDQLRSRFGQVASFLMDRATLMAHETLWGEEPGQVMHDLPRLTASEHALFDDLRDNRIRKGLRLEQERIGFRWVETALADALLDNSGDLGRPTRQDLLQAMVYRDAEESRTV; this is encoded by the coding sequence ATGAGCTGGACGACGGCGGCGGATCTCAAGGCGCAACTGAACCGACTCTGGGATCGCGGCGAGCTGCTGCGCCCGCTGGTCGCCGACGACGTGGCCGGCACAAGCGGATTCCCGCTGCGTCTGCGATTGAAGGGACCCGGCTCCGCAGATCTGGCCGATCGGTTCGAAGCGGTGCGGGCCTGGATCGCCGAGCTGACGGCCGTCCCGCGTCTGCGCATCGGATGGCGCGCGGTCAATCATCGCGTGCTCGGCCCTCAGCGTCTGCCCGAGGCCATCTGGGTCGACACGCTCGACGACGCGCTCGCCCTGATCGGCCGACGGGGCGATGCGGCCCGGTTCGCCCAATCCGCGGAGATGACCCGATCACGACAACCGGCACTGCTCGACTGGCTCGGCAGGCGTCCCTTGCAGACCATCGCACTGGCCGACGATTGGGAGCGCCTGCTGGCCGTGGTGGACTGGCTGAGCCACCACCCGCGCCCGGGGGTCTACATCCGGCAGGTCGACATCCCCGGCATCCACAGCAAGTTCATCGAGGCGCATCGCCGCGTCCTCTCGGAGCTTTTTGATCTTGTCCTGCCGGCGGAGGCGGTCGATGCCGATCGCGTCGGCGTCGATGGGTTCGCCGCCCGCTACGGGTTTCTCGACAAGCCCAACCGGATCCGGTTTCGCCTGCTCGACGACGCCGTTCCCGTGCTGCCCGGACCGCTGCGAGCCGATGTCACCCTGGATGCGGAGAGCTTCGCCCGGCTTGCGATCCCGGTCGATCACGTCTTCATCACCGAGAACGAGACCAACTTTCTCGCCTTCCCGGACGCGGCCGCCTCGCTTGTCGTCTTCGGCGCCGGCTATGGCTGGGATGCATTGGCCCGGGCCGAGTGGCTCGGGACCTGCACCCTGCACTACTGGGGCGACATCGACACCCACGGCTTCGCCATCCTCGACCAGCTCCGCAGCCGGTTCGGCCAAGTTGCCTCCTTCCTGATGGATCGCGCCACCCTCATGGCGCACGAGACTCTCTGGGGCGAGGAGCCCGGTCAGGTCATGCACGACCTGCCCCGGCTCACCGCGTCGGAACATGCCTTATTCGACGACCTGCGCGACAACCGCATCCGCAAAGGCTTGCGTCTAGAGCAGGAGCGGATCGGGTTCCGGTGGGTGGAGACTGCGCTTGCGGATGCGCTGCTCGACAACAGCGGTGATCTTGGCCGCCCTACACGACAAGATCTCCTGCAAGCGATGGTTTATCGGGACGCGGAAGAGAGTCGCACGGTATGA
- a CDS encoding DUF945 family protein, whose product MRRFLGGAVLTIAILLGLVLAAAPLALGYLAKVGYEDLLADLIEDLPDREILENSYNRGWFASSAAFEVLINPDSALQTTLPPTRIRLESRIEQGPGIWLTTRFPPVLGRVHTRLEVQGFPVALPVLPMTIDLYADGSGRMDLRVPPGETLPTTQVMGLRHGPLDGELVVSAGQEAVEVRLTLPEAALTTPTGPLARLSDLQFEADQPDDSTGTGRLQVALVEVEDTAGAVGSATPAPPSLRIEGLSATLSRALRDGLLDLRLGLSAKQLATDSMTYGRSELGLSGERLDAEALADLGEGIRLLATDQVAQEMRGLVTAGLIASLAPRFIESATRIGVEPIRIETPDGLALGRLDLRFDPGTDAPSGLTSGVVDWVILLRADGDLELPESVALDWIARSLEPGFEDEFLPISAPTAEQIARQEAQTLLGGWIRDGWVTRRANRVSSALRLGDGLLTINGKTVPLR is encoded by the coding sequence ATGAGGCGATTTCTCGGCGGTGCGGTCCTGACGATCGCGATCCTCCTCGGCCTGGTCCTCGCGGCCGCGCCTCTCGCGCTCGGATACCTTGCCAAGGTCGGCTACGAGGATCTCCTGGCTGATCTCATCGAGGATCTGCCGGACCGGGAGATCCTGGAGAACAGCTACAATCGAGGCTGGTTCGCCTCCAGCGCCGCGTTCGAGGTGCTGATCAACCCCGATTCGGCGCTGCAAACGACGCTGCCGCCCACCCGGATTCGACTGGAGAGTCGCATCGAGCAAGGGCCCGGGATCTGGCTCACAACGCGCTTTCCGCCCGTTCTCGGCCGTGTCCACACCCGGCTCGAGGTTCAGGGGTTCCCCGTCGCCCTTCCTGTGCTGCCGATGACCATCGATCTGTATGCGGACGGCTCCGGCCGGATGGATCTGCGGGTGCCGCCGGGCGAGACCCTGCCGACGACGCAGGTGATGGGGTTGCGACACGGGCCGCTCGACGGCGAGCTGGTGGTGTCCGCCGGGCAGGAGGCCGTCGAGGTTCGGCTGACGCTCCCCGAAGCCGCGCTGACGACACCGACGGGGCCACTCGCGCGCCTGTCCGATCTTCAATTCGAGGCCGATCAGCCCGACGATTCCACCGGCACGGGTCGCTTGCAGGTGGCGTTGGTCGAGGTCGAGGACACCGCGGGCGCGGTTGGCTCGGCGACACCCGCACCGCCGTCGCTGCGGATCGAGGGCCTCTCGGCGACCCTGTCGCGAGCGCTTCGCGATGGTCTCCTGGATCTGCGTCTCGGGCTCTCCGCGAAGCAGCTCGCCACCGATTCCATGACCTACGGTCGATCGGAGCTCGGCCTTTCGGGCGAGCGTCTGGACGCCGAGGCGCTCGCCGACCTGGGCGAGGGCATCCGCCTGCTGGCCACTGACCAGGTCGCGCAGGAGATGCGGGGCCTGGTCACGGCCGGCCTGATCGCGAGTCTCGCCCCGCGTTTCATCGAAAGCGCGACACGGATCGGCGTCGAGCCGATTCGCATCGAGACCCCCGACGGACTTGCATTGGGGCGGCTCGATCTGCGTTTCGACCCGGGCACCGATGCACCGAGCGGGCTGACCTCGGGGGTCGTCGATTGGGTGATCCTGCTGCGGGCCGACGGCGATCTGGAGCTTCCGGAGTCGGTCGCGCTGGACTGGATCGCGCGCTCGCTCGAACCCGGCTTCGAGGACGAGTTTCTGCCGATATCGGCGCCGACGGCCGAACAAATCGCGAGGCAAGAGGCGCAGACCCTGCTCGGCGGGTGGATCCGCGATGGTTGGGTCACGCGGCGCGCCAACAGGGTCTCCTCTGCATTACGCCTAGGCGACGGGCTCTTGACCATCAACGGCAAGACGGTGCCGCTTCGGTAA
- the dxs gene encoding 1-deoxy-D-xylulose-5-phosphate synthase — protein MPDRPSSDTGITLHRYPLLASINSPADLRALPEHLLPSVVNELRGYLVDTVSQTGGHLAAGLGVVELTVGLHYVFDTPADRLVWDVGHQAYPHKILTGRRDRMPTLRQKDGLSGFPKRCESDYDCFGVGHSSTSISAALGMALAARQQGEHRDAVAIIGDGALSAGMAFEALNHAGSMDIDLVVILNDNEMSISPPVGAITNHLARLLSGKIYTTMREGSKTALRGMPQLRHLVGRWEEHMKGMLMPSTLFEELGFNYIGPIDGHDVHSVVKTLRNIKEMRGQRFLHVVTQKGHGYEPAEGQPVTYHGVTPFDRRTGELRKGASKGPTYTQIFGSWLCDTAEADPRLVGITPAMCEGSGLTVFSKRFPERFFDVGIAEQHAVTLAAGMACEGVKPVVAIYSSFLQRAYDQLIHDVCLQGLDVTFAVDRGGLVGADGATHAGSFDLSFSRPLPQLVIMAPAHENECRAMLRTAYEYPGPAMVRYPRGGGPGVAIDPEAPALPIGRGEVLRQGSRVALLAFGSMVTPALTAAETLDATVANMRFVKPLDGPLIRALAEGHDLLVTVEENSIAGGAGSGVAEWLAAEGIEVHCVHLGLPDRYIDHAEHAQQLAACGLDADGILASVRDVYGLRFPDRDLSMVADAGSADGVRVRHQGAGAA, from the coding sequence ATGCCCGACCGCCCTTCGAGTGACACCGGTATCACCCTGCACCGCTATCCGTTGCTGGCTTCTATCAACTCCCCGGCGGATCTTCGCGCCTTGCCGGAGCATCTGCTGCCTTCTGTCGTCAACGAGCTGCGGGGCTATCTCGTCGACACCGTCTCGCAAACCGGCGGTCATCTTGCTGCCGGCCTCGGCGTGGTCGAGTTGACGGTCGGACTGCACTACGTCTTCGACACCCCCGCCGACCGGCTGGTCTGGGACGTCGGCCACCAGGCCTACCCGCATAAGATTCTGACCGGGCGGCGCGATCGTATGCCCACCTTGCGCCAGAAAGACGGACTCTCCGGCTTTCCTAAGCGCTGCGAGAGCGACTACGACTGCTTCGGCGTCGGCCATTCCAGCACCTCCATCAGTGCCGCGCTCGGCATGGCTTTGGCCGCGAGACAACAAGGCGAACACCGCGATGCCGTCGCCATCATCGGCGACGGGGCCTTGAGTGCCGGCATGGCGTTCGAGGCGCTCAACCACGCGGGCTCGATGGATATCGATCTGGTCGTCATCCTCAACGACAACGAGATGTCCATCTCCCCGCCCGTCGGGGCCATTACCAACCATCTTGCGCGGCTGCTGTCGGGCAAGATCTACACGACCATGCGCGAGGGCAGCAAGACCGCCTTACGCGGCATGCCGCAACTGCGTCATCTGGTCGGGCGCTGGGAAGAGCACATGAAGGGCATGTTGATGCCGAGCACCCTGTTCGAGGAGCTCGGGTTCAACTACATCGGCCCCATCGACGGCCACGATGTGCATTCCGTGGTCAAGACGTTGCGCAACATCAAGGAGATGCGCGGTCAGCGCTTCCTCCATGTAGTGACCCAGAAGGGCCACGGCTACGAGCCTGCCGAGGGCCAGCCGGTGACCTATCACGGCGTCACGCCGTTCGATCGACGCACCGGCGAGCTGCGCAAGGGCGCCTCCAAAGGCCCGACCTACACGCAGATCTTCGGCAGTTGGCTCTGCGACACGGCCGAGGCGGATCCACGCCTGGTCGGCATCACGCCGGCGATGTGCGAGGGGTCCGGCCTGACGGTCTTCTCCAAACGCTTCCCGGAGCGCTTCTTCGACGTCGGGATCGCCGAGCAGCACGCGGTGACCTTGGCGGCGGGCATGGCCTGCGAGGGCGTCAAACCCGTCGTCGCCATCTATTCGAGTTTTCTGCAGCGTGCCTACGATCAACTGATCCACGACGTCTGCCTTCAAGGGTTGGACGTGACCTTCGCGGTCGACCGCGGCGGCCTGGTCGGCGCGGACGGGGCGACCCATGCCGGCAGTTTCGATCTGAGCTTCAGCCGGCCGCTGCCCCAGCTCGTCATCATGGCGCCGGCCCACGAGAACGAGTGTCGCGCCATGCTTCGGACCGCCTACGAATATCCGGGTCCGGCGATGGTTCGTTATCCGCGCGGCGGCGGGCCAGGCGTGGCGATCGACCCCGAGGCGCCGGCTCTGCCGATCGGGCGCGGCGAGGTCCTCCGGCAGGGGAGTCGGGTGGCGCTGCTCGCCTTCGGCAGCATGGTCACGCCTGCATTGACGGCAGCGGAGACCTTGGATGCGACGGTGGCCAACATGCGCTTCGTCAAACCGCTCGACGGTCCGCTGATCCGGGCGCTGGCCGAGGGGCATGACCTGCTGGTGACCGTCGAGGAGAACAGCATCGCCGGCGGCGCCGGGAGCGGCGTGGCCGAGTGGTTGGCCGCCGAAGGCATCGAGGTCCACTGCGTGCATCTCGGGCTGCCGGATCGCTATATCGATCATGCCGAGCATGCCCAACAGCTCGCCGCCTGTGGTCTGGACGCCGACGGTATCCTCGCCTCCGTGCGCGACGTCTACGGGCTTCGGTTCCCCGATCGTGACCTTTCGATGGTCGCGGACGCTGGATCCGCGGACGGCGTCCGGGTCAGACACCAGGGCGCCGGCGCCGCATGA
- a CDS encoding LysR family transcriptional regulator, giving the protein MHVSLRQLKVFDAVARHLSYTRAAEELHLTQPAVSMQVRQLEEEAGLPLFERLGNRILLTEAGREVYDYGRTVNSALQEMEEVLESLKGVSRGRLHLAVASTVNYFAPRLLAIFQQRYPGIGLQLDVTNREQLVRMLYDNTVDLVLMGVPPTDMEVESEAFMANPLVVIAPPDHPLVGERAIGLARLAEEVFVMREPGSGTRQTMERFFGERGLAIRHGMQMTRNEAVKQAVRSGLGLSVVSMHTIELELETRRLVTLDVEGFPDQRQWYLVYRRGKRLSPAANAFREFVLTEAAVIAPPIFLGAGAV; this is encoded by the coding sequence GTGCATGTCTCACTCCGACAGCTCAAGGTCTTCGATGCCGTCGCGCGCCACCTCAGTTACACGCGAGCGGCCGAGGAGCTGCATCTCACTCAACCCGCCGTCTCGATGCAGGTGCGTCAGCTTGAGGAGGAGGCCGGACTGCCGCTGTTCGAGCGTCTCGGCAATCGCATTTTGTTGACCGAGGCCGGTCGGGAGGTCTACGACTATGGCCGTACCGTCAACAGCGCCCTGCAGGAGATGGAAGAGGTGCTCGAGTCACTGAAAGGGGTCAGCCGCGGTCGGCTGCATCTCGCGGTCGCGAGCACGGTCAACTATTTCGCGCCGCGCCTCTTGGCGATCTTCCAGCAGCGCTATCCGGGGATCGGTCTGCAGCTCGACGTCACCAATCGCGAGCAGCTGGTGCGCATGCTGTACGACAATACGGTCGATCTGGTGCTGATGGGCGTGCCGCCGACGGACATGGAGGTCGAGTCCGAGGCGTTCATGGCGAATCCGCTGGTGGTGATCGCGCCGCCCGATCATCCACTCGTGGGCGAGCGGGCGATCGGTCTCGCGCGGTTGGCCGAGGAGGTCTTCGTGATGCGCGAGCCCGGCTCAGGCACGCGGCAGACGATGGAGCGCTTCTTCGGCGAGCGCGGTCTGGCCATCCGTCACGGGATGCAGATGACCCGCAACGAGGCCGTGAAGCAGGCGGTTCGCTCAGGGCTGGGCCTCAGCGTCGTGTCGATGCACACGATCGAGCTGGAGCTCGAGACGCGCCGACTCGTCACCTTGGATGTCGAAGGATTCCCCGACCAGCGCCAGTGGTATCTGGTCTATCGCCGAGGCAAGCGTCTCTCGCCGGCGGCCAACGCCTTTCGGGAGTTCGTTTTGACGGAGGCCGCAGTGATTGCTCCGCCGATCTTTCTCGGGGCCGGGGCGGTTTAA
- a CDS encoding form I ribulose bisphosphate carboxylase large subunit, protein MAKTYSAGVKEYRETYWMPDYTPSDTDLLACFKITPQAGVPREEAAAAVAAESSTGTWTTVWTDLLTDMDHYKGRAYAIEDVPGNDDAFYAFIAYPIDLFEEGSVVNVFTSLVGNVFGFKAVRALRLEDVRFPIAYVMTCNGPPHGIQVERDIMNKYGRPMLGCTIKPKLGLSAKNYGRAVYECLRGGLDFTKDDENVNSQPFMRWRQRFDFVMDAIDKAERETGERKGHYLNVTAPTPHEMFKRAEYAKEIGAPIIMHDYITGGFCANTGLAQWCRDNGVLLHIHRAMHAVLDRNPNHGIHFRVLTKILRLSGGDHLHTGTVVGKLEGDRESTLGWIDLLRESYIKEDRSRGIFFDQDWGSMPGAFAVASGGIHIWHMPALVNIFGDDAVLQFGGGTLGHPWGNAAGAAANRVALEACVEARNQGVAIEKEGKEILTNAAKHSPELKIAMETWKEIKFEFDTVDKLDVSHK, encoded by the coding sequence ATGGCAAAGACCTACAGCGCGGGCGTCAAAGAGTATCGCGAAACATACTGGATGCCGGATTACACCCCGTCGGACACCGACCTCCTGGCCTGTTTCAAGATCACTCCGCAAGCAGGCGTTCCGCGTGAAGAAGCCGCTGCCGCTGTCGCCGCCGAGTCCTCCACCGGCACTTGGACGACGGTCTGGACCGACCTCCTGACCGATATGGACCACTACAAGGGCCGCGCCTACGCCATCGAGGATGTCCCGGGCAACGACGACGCCTTCTACGCCTTCATCGCCTACCCGATCGACCTGTTCGAAGAAGGCTCGGTCGTCAACGTCTTCACCTCGCTGGTCGGCAACGTCTTCGGGTTCAAGGCCGTACGCGCGCTGCGTCTGGAAGATGTCCGTTTCCCGATCGCCTATGTCATGACCTGCAACGGCCCGCCGCACGGCATCCAGGTCGAGCGCGACATCATGAACAAGTACGGTCGCCCGATGCTCGGCTGCACCATCAAGCCGAAGCTGGGTCTGTCCGCCAAGAACTACGGCCGTGCCGTCTACGAATGTCTGCGCGGCGGTCTGGACTTCACCAAGGACGACGAGAACGTCAACTCACAGCCCTTCATGCGCTGGCGTCAACGCTTCGACTTCGTCATGGACGCGATCGACAAGGCCGAGCGCGAGACCGGCGAGCGTAAGGGTCACTACCTGAACGTCACCGCGCCGACCCCGCACGAGATGTTCAAGCGTGCCGAGTACGCCAAGGAGATCGGCGCGCCGATCATCATGCACGACTACATCACCGGCGGCTTCTGCGCCAACACCGGTCTGGCCCAGTGGTGTCGCGACAACGGCGTGCTCCTGCACATCCACCGTGCGATGCACGCCGTGCTCGACCGCAACCCGAACCACGGCATCCATTTCCGTGTGCTGACCAAGATCCTGCGTCTGTCCGGCGGCGACCATCTGCACACCGGCACCGTCGTCGGCAAGCTCGAAGGCGACCGCGAGTCGACCCTCGGCTGGATCGACCTGCTCCGTGAGTCCTACATCAAGGAAGACCGCTCGCGCGGCATCTTCTTCGACCAAGACTGGGGCTCCATGCCCGGCGCCTTCGCGGTCGCCTCCGGCGGTATCCACATCTGGCACATGCCCGCGCTGGTGAACATCTTCGGCGACGACGCCGTCCTGCAGTTCGGCGGCGGCACCCTGGGCCATCCCTGGGGCAACGCGGCCGGCGCCGCGGCCAACCGTGTCGCGCTCGAAGCCTGTGTGGAGGCGCGCAATCAGGGTGTCGCGATCGAGAAGGAAGGCAAGGAGATCCTCACCAACGCCGCCAAGCACAGCCCCGAGCTCAAGATCGCCATGGAGACCTGGAAGGAGATCAAGTTCGAGTTCGATACCGTCGATAAGCTCGACGTTTCGCACAAGTAA
- a CDS encoding ribulose bisphosphate carboxylase small subunit: MSTMQDYQSSLDDPSSRKFETFSYLPEMDQARIRKQVEYIVAKGWNPAIEHSEPENAFDHYWYMWKLPMFGETDVDTILAEAEACHKAHPDNHVRLVGYDNYAQSKGAEMVVFRGKPV, encoded by the coding sequence ATGAGCACCATGCAGGACTATCAATCCAGCCTCGACGATCCGAGCAGCCGCAAGTTCGAGACCTTCTCCTATCTGCCCGAGATGGATCAGGCCCGCATTCGCAAGCAGGTCGAGTACATCGTCGCCAAGGGCTGGAACCCGGCTATCGAGCACAGCGAGCCGGAAAACGCCTTCGATCACTACTGGTACATGTGGAAGCTGCCGATGTTCGGCGAGACCGACGTGGACACCATCCTGGCCGAGGCGGAAGCCTGCCACAAGGCGCACCCGGATAACCATGTGCGTCTCGTCGGCTACGACAACTACGCTCAGTCCAAGGGCGCCGAGATGGTCGTTTTCCGCGGCAAGCCGGTCTGA
- a CDS encoding CbbQ/NirQ/NorQ/GpvN family protein: protein MSEIDRDQYLIKDEPYYRPVQNEVVMYEAAYDARMPVMLKGPTGCGKSRFVEYMAWKIGAPLITVACNEDMTASDLVGRFLLDINGTKWQDGPLTVAARIGAICYLDEVVEARQDTTVVIHPLTDHRRQLPLEKKGELIHAHPDFQIVISYNPGYQSLMKDLKQSTKQRFGALDFDYPSADIETEIVAHEGHIDKETAEKLVQVAQRSRNLKGHGLDEGMSTRLLVYAAQLIGKGIDPQSACRMALVRPLTDDPDMRDTLDAAVNTYF from the coding sequence ATGAGCGAAATCGACCGCGACCAATATCTGATCAAGGACGAGCCCTACTACCGCCCCGTGCAGAACGAAGTCGTCATGTACGAGGCGGCGTACGACGCCCGCATGCCGGTGATGCTCAAAGGGCCGACCGGCTGCGGTAAATCGCGCTTCGTCGAGTACATGGCTTGGAAGATCGGTGCACCACTCATCACGGTTGCCTGCAACGAAGACATGACCGCGTCCGACCTAGTCGGACGTTTTCTGCTCGACATCAACGGCACCAAGTGGCAAGACGGTCCGCTCACGGTGGCCGCGCGCATCGGCGCCATCTGTTATCTGGACGAGGTCGTGGAGGCCCGCCAGGACACCACGGTCGTCATCCATCCGCTGACGGACCATCGCCGCCAGCTGCCGCTCGAAAAAAAGGGCGAGCTGATTCACGCTCACCCCGATTTTCAGATCGTCATCTCCTACAACCCCGGCTATCAGAGCCTGATGAAGGATCTGAAGCAGTCGACCAAACAGCGTTTCGGTGCCCTGGACTTCGACTACCCGTCCGCCGACATCGAAACCGAGATCGTCGCCCACGAGGGCCACATCGACAAGGAGACCGCCGAGAAGCTGGTCCAGGTCGCCCAGCGCAGCCGCAACCTCAAGGGTCACGGGCTCGACGAAGGCATGTCCACCCGCCTACTGGTGTATGCCGCCCAACTCATCGGCAAGGGTATTGATCCGCAATCCGCCTGTCGGATGGCGCTGGTGCGGCCGCTGACGGATGATCCGGATATGCGCGATACGCTGGATGCGGCGGTGAATACGTATTTTTAG
- a CDS encoding four helix bundle protein — protein sequence MKDYRRLDVWAKAHALTLSVYRETLSFPSDERFGLTSQIRRAAVSVPSNIAEGRGRSSDAEFARFLHIAAGSLNELEYQCILSKELGYLALESADRLLHQCSDVRRMLAGLLQSLSR from the coding sequence ATGAAGGACTATCGGCGGCTTGATGTCTGGGCGAAGGCACATGCGCTGACCTTGTCCGTTTATCGCGAAACCCTATCGTTTCCCTCCGATGAGCGCTTTGGATTGACAAGTCAGATCCGCCGGGCAGCAGTCTCCGTCCCGTCCAATATCGCCGAAGGTCGAGGACGCTCCAGTGATGCTGAATTTGCGCGGTTCCTGCACATCGCCGCTGGCTCGCTGAACGAACTGGAGTACCAATGCATACTCTCCAAAGAACTCGGTTATCTGGCGCTCGAATCAGCCGATCGGCTTCTTCATCAATGCTCAGATGTCCGTCGCATGCTCGCAGGCCTTCTCCAATCCCTGTCCCGATGA